GACGGAGAGGTGACCGGCCTTGGCGGCCACGAGGCATTTGGCCAGGTAGAACGGGGAGCCCTTGCGGCGGACGTATTGAGTGAGGACCAGAACCGGCTCGGACGGGCGAAGATCCAGCAACTTGGCGCGGCTGGGACCGGCGGTACTCAGGCTGATTTCGCATTCGCCAGGTCCCAGTGACGCCCGCGGAATCCCGCTGAGGACCTCCAAAAGGGTCGACGCCGAAAGCGTGGGAGCTTCCGCCGCTTCTGACAGTGCCTCGGCCTCGGGGATTCCTTGAGCCACGTTTTCCTGCAGGTGGGCCACGGGCTCGCCATTGCGGATCAGCACGCTTTCCCAAAACCAGACGTCCTGGCCGGGCTCCACGCCGATTCCGGGGGCCACGAATTCCGAGGCAGGCTGTTTGACCGCCGCAACGCGTTTGACCTGGATGTCCTGGTCCGGGCCGCCAAGGAGTTGATCGAACGGGCGGATGTGTTCGATGCCAATCCGGGGCAACGAATCAGCCACGAATCGTCCGACTCCCCGCCGCGCCCTGGTGAGTCCGTCTTCCTCCAACAGCATCAGCGCTTCCCGGATCACGGTGCGGCTGACGTCCATCATGACGCCCAGCTCGGTCTCCGTGGGGAGTAACGAGCCAGGAGGGAGGAGCTTGGTCCTGATTGCCTCGGCTATGCGTGAGTATGCCGCAACGCGCAAAGGCTGGCCGGGTTGGGGCGCAATGGGTCGGGACAGGAACTGGACGGCATTGTCGGTCAAGGGTGCCTCGCTTGGGTTTGGTTATGGACACTGTACCGGAAAAATGTGATAGGTTGCACAAGCTCGTAATACATGCTTGTATAACAACTCACATCTCGTGGCGCCGCCTGCGCCCTCGGACAAAGGAGTTTGATGTGAATATCCCCAACACAGCGGTAGAGGCACAGCCTTCCGAAACTGTAGAAGCGACGTCGGACACCCGCCCGGGCGGTCGGGCGGCTGTCCTGCTGATCACCACGCTGGTTCTCGCCGTATTGTCGTTCCAGCTCAACGCCAGCATGATCACGCCGGCACTCCCGCACATCGGCTCCTTCTTTGGCGAAACGCCCGAAGCCGTGGCTCAGGTGCAGTCCATGTTCTTCCTTGCAGGAGCCATCTCCGGACCCGTGATTGGACGCTGGAGCGACTTCATCGGCCGCCGCACCGCACTGCTCTTGGTCCTGGCCATCATGGGCGTCGGAACAGTGCTGTGCATCTTCGCCCCGAACTTGCCGCTGCTGGTCACCGGCCGTTTCATGCAGGGTGTCTCGAGCGCCATCTTCGCGCTCTCCTACATAGTGCTCAACGAATACTTGCCCGCCCGACTCTTCGGCACGTCCATCGGCATCATCGCCGCCATTAATGGAGGTGTGGGCGGTGTTGATGGCTACTTTGGTGGGCTCATGGCTGAAACGCTCGGCTTCCAGTCGATTTTTGTTGCCGTCCTCGCCCTGGCCGCGATCGCCGTCGTCTGCGTCATCAAAGTTGTCCCGGGAGGGAAATCCGCTGTCGCCCCAGGCCGGATGGACTGGTGGGGCGCAGGTTCCCTTTCCCTGTTCCTGGTCTTCCTTACCTACTTCGTCTCTACTGGTTCTTCGGCCGGCTGGACCTCACCTGCCGCGCTTGGCCTGCTGGCTGGCAGCATCGCTTCCTTCACCGCGTTCTGGCTCATCGAGAAGAAACGCTCCACACCGCTGGTCGCCGTCCACCATCTCCGTTCGCGCCAGGTATGGCCGGTCATCGCCACCACTGTGCTGATGCTCGCGGGAATCTTCGCCATCATCAACTTCACCGTGGTGCTCCTGAGCCAGGACAAGGAAAACGGCTTCGGCTTGCCGGCGTCGGTCGCAGCACTGCTGTTCCTGACCCCGGCAGCACTGATCGGCGTCTTCGCGGCACCGCTCGCCGGCTGGATTGCCGACCGCCGTGGCTGGATCAAGACCGTCCGAGTCGGCACGGCCACGAGCCTGGTCTGCGCCATTGCTGCTGCACTGTTCGCCGACAACCAAGTGGCCGTCCTCATCGCGATCGCAGCCTTGGGCATCTTCTACAACGGCTTCTTCCTCACCGCCATCAACGGGCTGTCCGTCTTGCTCTCGCCCAAGGAAGCGCCGGCCGCGCTGCCCGGAATCAACGGTGCCTCCTTCGGCATCGGGGCGAGCCTCGGCGTCGTGGTTGTTGCCCCGTTCGCCGGTCAGGGCACCGCAGCCGGGTACTCTGCAGCGCTCTGGATTTCGGTGTCCATCACCGTCCTCGCCTTCCTTGTCAGCCTGTTCATCACAGCACCGAAGGGCGAAAAGATCTAACGCCCGACGGCGGCACGCGGCACCGCGCGTCCGCCCAGCACTGCTTCCCATCACCCCGCTACATCCTGAAACGAGAGACCATGCTTCAGCCGACCGCCGCCCCCTTCTACCTCGACTGCGATACGGGAATCGACGACGCCCTCGCCCTTGCCTACCTGCTCGCAACCCCGAGAGCGGAACTCGTGGGCATCGGCACCGTGAGTGGCAATATCAGCGCCGCCGGTGGAGCCCGAAACACGCTGGACCTGCTCAAACTGGCCGGGCACCCGGACATCCCCGTGGCGATCGGTGCACATGATCCGCAGGTCGGCACCTACCATGGTGGCGCCCCGCATGTCCATGGCGACAACGGGATCGGCGGGGTGGAGCTGGTTCCGTCGGATCGTAAGCCCGTTGAGGCAACGGCTGCTGAGCTCCTGGTGCAGCTGGCACACAAGCATGCCGGGGAACTTCGCGTTGTGGCGATCGGCCCGCTGACCAACATCGCCGAAGCCCTTCGGCTGGAGCCAAAGCTGCCGGAGCTCATCGCCGAAATCACTATCATGGGCGGCGCGGCGCTGGCCCCGGGAAACATCACGCCGGTGGCAGAAGCCAACATCGCCAACGACCCCGAGGCTGCCGCGGAAGTACTCGCTGCCGACTGGAATGTGACGTTGGTGCCGCTGGACGTCACCATGACCAACGTCCTGGAAGAATCCCACCGTCAAGAGCTGCTGGCATCCGAGCACCCCGTTTCGCAGGCCCTCGGCGACATGCTTGGCTACTACTTCGGCTTCTATGTGGACATCTTCGGGCGGGCGTGTTCAGCGATGCACGACCCCCTGGCTGCTGCCATTGCCGTCAGGGGAGTGGAGCTGACCGTGGCGCCGACGGTGCGCGTGGAGGTAGACACAACCAACGGTCCGAGCCGCGGGCAGACCGTGTGCGACCTTCGGGGACAGTACCTCGGGTTCCCCGACCAGCGCGGCGTGCGATGCCGCGTGGTGCTGGAAATCGGCGAAGACTTTGCCCCGCATCTGCTGGGCACCATGCAGGCAGCCTGGCTGTCTGAAGAGGAGCTGGCGGCTCCGGAACAGACAGCGGCTCCCGTCGCCTAACTGGCGGGAGGCGACAAGTAGCGACGACGACGGCGGGAAGGTTCCGCCGTCGTCGTGGTTACAGCGTGCCTAGGCGTACATGAGTGAGCCGGGCGTTGTCAGTGTTTCGCCTGTTTCGAGCCAGGTCTTGAGTCCGGAGAGGATCATGGGCCAGCCGCCGTAGAGCTGCTCGTTGGCGCCTTCGCGGAGCTGGTCGTGCGTGACGGTGAGGTGGCAGGAATCGCCCACGGGTTCGATTTCCCACGTGATCCGCGACGTTCCTTCAGCTTTGACGTCCTCGCCCCACAACGCTTGCATCGTCTGGACCAGCCGCCGCGGGGGATCGACCTCGATGTTCTCGCCCTCGCCCAAGGGCTCGTCCGCTTTGACGTTCCGCATTTCAAACCGGCCGCCAGGAGTCCAGTCCGCCGTGAACGTGTTCCCGAACTGGTACTTGCTCCGGATTTCGCTGTTGGTGATGGCTTCCCAGAGCCGTTCCGGGGTGGTCTTGATGTAAATCTCGAAGATCTTTTCCATGGGACTTTCCAATCTGGATTTGAGGTCGCTGAGTGCAGCGGCCCATGGTTCTGCGTATTTGCTCACCCAGCGATCATGGATGAGCCTGATGGGGACGGGGTTCAGGAAATGCAGCTTTTCGCGTCCTCGGCGGCGTGTGACCACCAGCCCGGCATCCTCCAACAACTTCAGGTGCTTTGCGATGCCGAAACGGGTCATCTCGAACCGGGCTCCGAGGGCGGTGAGGGTTTGCCCATCCTCGCGGAACAGCTCATCGAGCAGTTCCCGCCGGGTGGGGTCTGCCAGTGCTTTGAACACGGCGTCCATGGCTTCAGAATAGGTGACCATTTGGTCACGTGTCAACGGTTTTGAACTGGCCACTTTGTTTCCGGGAACGTGGTCCCGGACCGTGCTTGGATAGTGCCATGCCTGCTACTCCGACCGTTGCCGTCTGCGGCCCTGCCTCGTGGAACCAACTCATCCTGCTGGACCACCTCCCTGAGCCCGTCCCGCATATGCAGTTCGCACGTAGCGCCTGGGAGACAGTCGGCGGAACGTCGGCGGGGAAAGCGGTGCACCTTGCGGATCTGGGCATCGGCGTGCGGTTGTGCTCGCCCCTGGGGGCGGACGACGACGGCGCGAGGGTCCTCCGCGCACTCACCAACGCCGGCGTCACCGTGGAAAAGATCGCCTCCGACCGAACCGAGCGTCACGTCAACCTCATGACCGACGACGGCAGCCGGGTATCTCTCTACGTCTCGGTGCCTTCAGCCCCGTCGGACGAGGATCTTGCGACGACGGCTGCCGTGGTGGCTGCCGCTGATCTCGCCGTAATTGACCTCAGTGAATTTGGCGTGCTGCTGCTGGAGCGCGAAGAGGTTCACCAGACGCCTTTATGGGTGGACCTTCATGATTACGACGGATCCTCGGCCTTCCATGAACCGTTCCTGAGGGCTGCCGGTGTGGTGTTTATGAATGACGACAGGACAGATGATCCGTGGGCGTTGATGCATTCCTGCCTTGCGCGGGGACCTCGCTTGGCGGTCTGCACACTCGGTGCGGAAGGTGCCGTCGGCTTGGAAGCGGACGGCACCCAGCACGAGGTTCCCGCAGTTCGCGCCGATGTGGTGGATACGAACGGCGCCGGCGATGCGTTCATGGCTGGCTTCCTTGCAGCGACCCTGCGGGGCGCACCCGTTTTCGATGCCCTCGAGGCAGGGGCGGTTCAAGCCCGCGTCGCGATTGAGAGTGAACATCTGCATCCGGCATTGGGGCGTTGAGCACTGACTAGGGCTTGCTTCAACTCCGATAGTTTCTGAATTTCTTCGGAAACAAATCTAGGTATCAGTTGCTATTCGCGCGCCATCAGTGCTTTGTGGACGTTTGAAAGTCCGAGATTACTCAATTCTTGGCTGCAATAACAGCCGATAAGTTACTCTCCAGTTTCGGTAAGTGGACTGTTGTTATTGCGTAAAGTTTACGATAGTTTCTCTCTGTGATGTGTGTCGCACTGTAGTTCCCAGGGCGACCAAGGCCGAGCGAAGGACAAAGATGACCATCGACCCTGAGGACTTACGGACTGCTGAAAAGCGGCTGGAGCAGTTGCATCAAAAACTTGGCGGCATCGCCTACGGCGGTGATTACAACCCGGAGCAATGGCCGCGTGAGGTCTGGCTTGAGGATGCAAAGCTCATGCAGCAGGCCGGGGTAAACCTTGTGACCCTCGCTGTCTTCTCGTGGAGTCGGTTGGAAACCAGTGACGGCGTCTTCGACTTTGAATGGCTCGATGAGGTCATGGACCTGATGCATGCGCACGGGATTGGCGTGGATCTGGCAACGCCTGACGCCGTCCCCCCGGCCTGGCTCGTGGAGCAGCACCCGGACATCATGCCGGAACGAGCCGACGGAAGTATCTTCGGCTTCGGATCCCGCCAACACTTTGACGTCTCCCATCCTGTGTATCGAGCAAAGTCCCTGGCTCTGGCGGAAAAGATGGGGGAGCGCTACGCAAAACATCCCGCCCTGCGCATGTGGCATGTAGGAAACGAATACGGGCCCACGTCCTATGGGCCGTGGGCTGAGAAAGCGTTTCGTGAGTGGCTGCAGAGGAAGTACTCATCGCTCGATGAACTCAATGAAGCATGGAGCACCACCGTGTGGGGCCAGATCTACACGGACTGGAACCAGGTACGCGTTCCCGCGCAGCCCCGCACGTGGTCCAACCCTTCCCGGCGTCTGGACTTTCACCGCTTCACCTCGGACAGCATGCTGGAACACTTCAAGGCCGAACGGGACATCCTCAGGCGCCACACCCCTGACCTGCCGATTGTCACCAACTTCATGCGCTTCTACAAAACCAACGACTACTGGGCATGGGCCGCTCAGGAGGACGCCGCAGCGCTGGATATTTACCCGGATCCCCGTGAAGACGATGCACATATAGCCGCCGCATTGAACTTTGACCTCATGCGATCTCTGCGCCACGGACAACCGTGGATGGTCATGGAGCAAGCGACTGGCGCGGTCAGCCAATGGTCCGTCAACGTCTCCAAGCTTCCAGGCAAGATGCGGCTCGGCTCTTACCAAGCCATCGCGCAGGGCGCCGATTCGATCCTTTTCTTCCAGTGGCGCCAGGCTAAGGGTGGAACCGAGCGCTACCACTCAGCCATGGTGAACCACGCTGGCCCGAACACACGGATCTTCCGCGAGGTCTGCGAGCTCGGTCAAGAACTGAAATCGTTGGGCGGCCTGACGGGAACGCGGTCCACGGCCAAGGTCGCCATCGTGTTCGACTGGGACTGCTGGTGGGCCTTGGAATTGGGGAATTCGCCGCGCTCGGACCTGAACTACACCCAGGAAGTGCTCCGTTTCTACCGCCCGCTTTTCGACGCCAACGTCACAGTCGACTTCGTCAATGCCAACAGCGACCTGTCCACGTACAGCCTGGTGATCATGCCGGCGTCGTACTTGCTCACCGACGCCGCCGCCGCAAAGTTCGAAAACTACGTGTCCGACGGCGGCCGACTGGTGGTCTCTTACCTCTCCGGCATCGTGGACCAGGACAACACCATCCGCTTAGGGGGATACCCCGGCGCCCTACGCAACGTGCTGGGCGCGTGGAGCGAAGAAATGCATCCGCTCGCCGGGGATGGCGAACAGGTGAAGCTCTCCACGTTCGACGGCGGTACCTCCTCGGCGAGCTACTGGACAGAGCACTTGCACGCCGGGACGGCGGACGTCCTGGCCAGCTACTCTTCTGGGCGCCTCGCGGGAGCCCCCGCCATCACCCGCAACAGTTTCGGGCAAGGAACCGCGGTTTACCTTTCAGCACGGATCGAGGAAGGGCTGCTCAAGCAATTGCTCGACGACGAACTTCAGAGCGCAGGCGTGGAACCGGAACTGAAGGCGCCTACGGGAGTCCAGGTCCGCCGTCGTGCTGGCTTCCGTTCTGCTGGCCTGGGTCCCGACGCCGGCGGTTCTAACGACACCGCCAAAAGTTTCCTCCTGGTGCTCAACCACAACGACGCGCCTTCCAGGGTGAACGTCCTCGACGGGGGAACAGACCGCATCAGCGGACAGCCGATTCACGGGGAAGTGGAACTTCCAGCGAACGGCGTCCTGGTCATTGAAGAAGTCGTAGTCCTTGAAGAAGTCCTGGTCCGTGAAGAATCTGCAGCTAAGGCGGGAACCCCATGGCACTAAAGCTGGACGCTCCGCCAAAGGTGGTCCCGGGCAGTGAGCCGAGTAAACAGAAAAAGCGGCGCATCAAGCCTGGAAGCTGGAGGCTGGCGCTCAAACGGGACTGGCGCCTGTACACACTGTTAGCGCAGCCACTGGCATACCTCCTCATTTTCAGGTATCTGCCCATGGCCGGGAACGTCATTGCCTTCCGCCAATTTCAGCCTGGCGGCAGCATCTTCGGGGAGAAATGGGTGGGTTTCAAATACATCACCCTCTTCATCAACGACCCCAGCTTTTGGCAGGCCTTCCAGAACACCATCGTTCTGGGCATCCTCACCCTGGTGTTCTGCTTCCCGATGCCCATCATCTTCGCGCTGATGCTCAATGAACTCCGGTCGCAGAAGTTCAAGAAGTTTGTGCAGACCGTGGCCTACCTGCCGCACTTCATGTCGGTGGTGATCATCGCCGGCATGATCCTGCAGAACTTCTCCATGACCGGCACGGTGAACCAGACCGCTGAGTCGCTGTTCGGCCACACTGTGAACTTCACACAGGATCCGGGCTGGTTCCGGCCGATGTACATCAGCTCAGAGGTCTGGCAAACCATGGGATGGGGAGCGATCCTCTACCTGGCCGCGCTCACCCGGGTGGACGAGTCGCTGTACGAGGCGGCAAGGATCGACGGAGCCAACAGATGGCAACAGACCTGGCACGTGACGCTGCCCGCCATCCGGCCGACCATCATCACACTGCTGATCCTGAACATCGGCACGTTCATGGCAGTGGGCTTCGAGAAGATCCTGCTCATCTATAACCCGCTCAACTACGCAACGTCAGACGTTATCTCCACCTACCTCTACCGGGTGGGCCTTGAATCCAGCAACTTCAGCTATGCGGCGGCGATCGGAATGTTTGAATCCGTCATCGGCCTCACGCTGATCCTCTCAGCGAACGCGATATCCAAGCGCCTCGCAGGAACGAGCCTGTGGTGAACAAGACAGCAACCAAGTCCACTCCTTCTTTGCGTCCTCCCGCTGCGGGCGGTGTCCTCCTAAAGGACATGAGGGTTTCGACGGGAATGCGGATCTTCAGGGCCTTCAACCTGGTGTTCCTACTGTTCGTAGTGTTCCTGACGGTCTATCCGTTCCTGAACATCATCGCTCAGTCGTTCTCCAGCGAAGGGTTCATCAACGCAGGGCAGGTCAACCTGTTCCCGATGGGCTTCAACACCGAGACGTATAAGCTGATCCTGGCCGACTCCACGTTCTGGACCAACTACGGAAATACCCTGTTGTACACAGTGGTTGCTACCGCGATTTCAATGGTGCTGACCACTTCATTCGCCTACGCCATTGCCAAGAAAGACCTCAAGGGCCGCAGTGTTTTCATTGGACTCGCTGTCTTCACCATGTTCTTCAACGGCGGGTTGATTCCCAACTACGTACTCATCAGTTCGCTGGGGATGCGCGATTCAATCTGGGCCGTGGTCCTGCCGAATGCCATCAGCGTGTTCAACCTGCTCATCATGAAGTCCTTCTTCGAAAACATGCCGCGTGAGCTGGAAGAAGCCGCATCCATCGACGGTCTCACTCAGTACGGCATCCTCTTCCGGGTGGTGCTCCCGCTGAGCAAGGCGATCGTGGCCACCATGGTCCTGTTCTACGCGGTAGCCAACTGGAACTCGTGGTTCCAGGCCTTCCTGTACCTGGATAATCCCGACCTCTTTCCGGTCACCATCTACCTCCGCAACATGATCGCTGGAGTCACTACTGCAGGCTCGGCCGGGGGTACCGCGGAAAACGTGGGCCAAATCGCGGCCAACATCCAGTCGGTCACCATCGTGCTCACCGTCATTCCCATCCTTTGTGTCTACCCCTTCGTCCAGAAGTACTTCTTCTCGGGCGTGATGCTCGGTTCCGTCAAGGAATAACCGTTCCGTCAAGGAATAACCCTTATGAAAGGACACCCAATGATCGCCAAACGAGAGTTCCGCAGAAGAGATTTCCTGGGCCTCGCGTCCGTTGTCACCATCGGGTTGATGATGACCAGTTGTGACTCTGAAGCCACTGAGAAGGTGGATACGTCCAAGTCCCGCAATGGTGCGATGGACAGCTTCAAGGTAGGTGACACGTTCAAGGCGACGACGCCGTTGTCCTTCACCTTCCTTTTCTCGGATCAGCCGACCTATCCGTACAAGAAGGACTGGCTGCTCTTCACCAAGATGGCCAGCGACAACAACGTCACGCTGGAACCAACTATCGTCCCGAACAGCGATTATGAGCAGAAACGCAGCCTTCTCATCAGTTCCGGCAGCGCTCCGGAGATCATCGCCAA
This genomic stretch from Micrococcaceae bacterium Sec5.1 harbors:
- a CDS encoding GntR family transcriptional regulator, with amino-acid sequence MTDNAVQFLSRPIAPQPGQPLRVAAYSRIAEAIRTKLLPPGSLLPTETELGVMMDVSRTVIREALMLLEEDGLTRARRGVGRFVADSLPRIGIEHIRPFDQLLGGPDQDIQVKRVAAVKQPASEFVAPGIGVEPGQDVWFWESVLIRNGEPVAHLQENVAQGIPEAEALSEAAEAPTLSASTLLEVLSGIPRASLGPGECEISLSTAGPSRAKLLDLRPSEPVLVLTQYVRRKGSPFYLAKCLVAAKAGHLSVIQSS
- a CDS encoding MFS transporter, yielding MNIPNTAVEAQPSETVEATSDTRPGGRAAVLLITTLVLAVLSFQLNASMITPALPHIGSFFGETPEAVAQVQSMFFLAGAISGPVIGRWSDFIGRRTALLLVLAIMGVGTVLCIFAPNLPLLVTGRFMQGVSSAIFALSYIVLNEYLPARLFGTSIGIIAAINGGVGGVDGYFGGLMAETLGFQSIFVAVLALAAIAVVCVIKVVPGGKSAVAPGRMDWWGAGSLSLFLVFLTYFVSTGSSAGWTSPAALGLLAGSIASFTAFWLIEKKRSTPLVAVHHLRSRQVWPVIATTVLMLAGIFAIINFTVVLLSQDKENGFGLPASVAALLFLTPAALIGVFAAPLAGWIADRRGWIKTVRVGTATSLVCAIAAALFADNQVAVLIAIAALGIFYNGFFLTAINGLSVLLSPKEAPAALPGINGASFGIGASLGVVVVAPFAGQGTAAGYSAALWISVSITVLAFLVSLFITAPKGEKI
- a CDS encoding nucleoside hydrolase — protein: MLQPTAAPFYLDCDTGIDDALALAYLLATPRAELVGIGTVSGNISAAGGARNTLDLLKLAGHPDIPVAIGAHDPQVGTYHGGAPHVHGDNGIGGVELVPSDRKPVEATAAELLVQLAHKHAGELRVVAIGPLTNIAEALRLEPKLPELIAEITIMGGAALAPGNITPVAEANIANDPEAAAEVLAADWNVTLVPLDVTMTNVLEESHRQELLASEHPVSQALGDMLGYYFGFYVDIFGRACSAMHDPLAAAIAVRGVELTVAPTVRVEVDTTNGPSRGQTVCDLRGQYLGFPDQRGVRCRVVLEIGEDFAPHLLGTMQAAWLSEEELAAPEQTAAPVA
- a CDS encoding metalloregulator ArsR/SmtB family transcription factor; the protein is MDAVFKALADPTRRELLDELFREDGQTLTALGARFEMTRFGIAKHLKLLEDAGLVVTRRRGREKLHFLNPVPIRLIHDRWVSKYAEPWAAALSDLKSRLESPMEKIFEIYIKTTPERLWEAITNSEIRSKYQFGNTFTADWTPGGRFEMRNVKADEPLGEGENIEVDPPRRLVQTMQALWGEDVKAEGTSRITWEIEPVGDSCHLTVTHDQLREGANEQLYGGWPMILSGLKTWLETGETLTTPGSLMYA
- a CDS encoding carbohydrate kinase family protein, whose amino-acid sequence is MPATPTVAVCGPASWNQLILLDHLPEPVPHMQFARSAWETVGGTSAGKAVHLADLGIGVRLCSPLGADDDGARVLRALTNAGVTVEKIASDRTERHVNLMTDDGSRVSLYVSVPSAPSDEDLATTAAVVAAADLAVIDLSEFGVLLLEREEVHQTPLWVDLHDYDGSSAFHEPFLRAAGVVFMNDDRTDDPWALMHSCLARGPRLAVCTLGAEGAVGLEADGTQHEVPAVRADVVDTNGAGDAFMAGFLAATLRGAPVFDALEAGAVQARVAIESEHLHPALGR
- a CDS encoding beta-galactosidase, with amino-acid sequence MTIDPEDLRTAEKRLEQLHQKLGGIAYGGDYNPEQWPREVWLEDAKLMQQAGVNLVTLAVFSWSRLETSDGVFDFEWLDEVMDLMHAHGIGVDLATPDAVPPAWLVEQHPDIMPERADGSIFGFGSRQHFDVSHPVYRAKSLALAEKMGERYAKHPALRMWHVGNEYGPTSYGPWAEKAFREWLQRKYSSLDELNEAWSTTVWGQIYTDWNQVRVPAQPRTWSNPSRRLDFHRFTSDSMLEHFKAERDILRRHTPDLPIVTNFMRFYKTNDYWAWAAQEDAAALDIYPDPREDDAHIAAALNFDLMRSLRHGQPWMVMEQATGAVSQWSVNVSKLPGKMRLGSYQAIAQGADSILFFQWRQAKGGTERYHSAMVNHAGPNTRIFREVCELGQELKSLGGLTGTRSTAKVAIVFDWDCWWALELGNSPRSDLNYTQEVLRFYRPLFDANVTVDFVNANSDLSTYSLVIMPASYLLTDAAAAKFENYVSDGGRLVVSYLSGIVDQDNTIRLGGYPGALRNVLGAWSEEMHPLAGDGEQVKLSTFDGGTSSASYWTEHLHAGTADVLASYSSGRLAGAPAITRNSFGQGTAVYLSARIEEGLLKQLLDDELQSAGVEPELKAPTGVQVRRRAGFRSAGLGPDAGGSNDTAKSFLLVLNHNDAPSRVNVLDGGTDRISGQPIHGEVELPANGVLVIEEVVVLEEVLVREESAAKAGTPWH
- a CDS encoding ABC transporter permease subunit, which produces MALKLDAPPKVVPGSEPSKQKKRRIKPGSWRLALKRDWRLYTLLAQPLAYLLIFRYLPMAGNVIAFRQFQPGGSIFGEKWVGFKYITLFINDPSFWQAFQNTIVLGILTLVFCFPMPIIFALMLNELRSQKFKKFVQTVAYLPHFMSVVIIAGMILQNFSMTGTVNQTAESLFGHTVNFTQDPGWFRPMYISSEVWQTMGWGAILYLAALTRVDESLYEAARIDGANRWQQTWHVTLPAIRPTIITLLILNIGTFMAVGFEKILLIYNPLNYATSDVISTYLYRVGLESSNFSYAAAIGMFESVIGLTLILSANAISKRLAGTSLW
- a CDS encoding carbohydrate ABC transporter permease, with the protein product MRVSTGMRIFRAFNLVFLLFVVFLTVYPFLNIIAQSFSSEGFINAGQVNLFPMGFNTETYKLILADSTFWTNYGNTLLYTVVATAISMVLTTSFAYAIAKKDLKGRSVFIGLAVFTMFFNGGLIPNYVLISSLGMRDSIWAVVLPNAISVFNLLIMKSFFENMPRELEEAASIDGLTQYGILFRVVLPLSKAIVATMVLFYAVANWNSWFQAFLYLDNPDLFPVTIYLRNMIAGVTTAGSAGGTAENVGQIAANIQSVTIVLTVIPILCVYPFVQKYFFSGVMLGSVKE